One Nostoc sp. UHCC 0302 DNA window includes the following coding sequences:
- a CDS encoding Crp/Fnr family transcriptional regulator, with protein sequence MALSEVEYQRLAPHLELVELSVKQVLYKANELITHVYFPHQAIVSLVCTQKDGSTVEAGMVSNDGMVGLSVIWGSNTTNTTAFVQIAGSSVMMKTGLLQAEFNRGGELQGLLLRYTHGLFTQVTQTLTCNSLHTIEQRLARWLLFIADRMQSDTFPLTQEYIAKMLGCRRSGVTEAAGRLSRAGMISYKRGVISILNHQNLEQTSCECYSMIKNEYARWVDIPSEYALNKGAGGRGQGAGGKWPFPLSP encoded by the coding sequence ATGGCTCTGTCAGAGGTTGAGTATCAACGCCTAGCTCCCCACTTAGAGCTAGTCGAACTTTCAGTTAAGCAAGTTCTCTACAAAGCTAATGAACTAATAACACACGTCTATTTTCCCCATCAGGCAATAGTTTCTTTAGTCTGTACCCAAAAAGATGGCTCGACAGTCGAAGCTGGCATGGTGAGCAATGATGGCATGGTAGGTCTTTCTGTAATTTGGGGCAGCAACACTACAAATACAACTGCATTTGTGCAGATTGCTGGCAGCTCCGTGATGATGAAGACAGGGCTGCTTCAAGCCGAGTTCAACCGAGGTGGAGAGCTTCAAGGTTTACTGTTGCGTTACACTCATGGGCTGTTTACCCAGGTTACACAAACACTTACTTGCAATAGCCTTCATACTATAGAACAACGGCTTGCGCGTTGGCTGCTCTTCATCGCTGATCGTATGCAATCAGATACATTCCCCCTAACTCAAGAATATATTGCCAAGATGCTGGGCTGTCGACGCTCTGGTGTTACGGAGGCAGCAGGTAGGCTTAGCCGAGCAGGAATGATTAGCTACAAGCGAGGAGTGATTAGCATCCTTAATCATCAAAACTTGGAACAGACATCTTGTGAGTGTTATTCCATGATTAAAAACGAGTACGCTCGATGGGTTGATATACCGAGCGAGTATGCTCTCAACAAGGGGGCAGGGGGCAGGGGGCAGGGGGCAGGGGGGAAATGGCCCTTCCCCCTCTCTCCCTGA
- a CDS encoding response regulator, with product MNTDQQTILLAEDDSNQVLLIRRALRKANLTQSLHVVSDGETAISYLCGEGDYANRESYPLPTLILLDLKMPRKSGFEVLAWLKQQPELRRLPVVVLTSSQETADIHKAYDLGVNSYLVKPVSFTDLTAMIKLLDAYWINLNQRPMVYTD from the coding sequence ATGAACACAGACCAACAGACTATTTTGCTGGCAGAGGACGACTCTAATCAAGTCCTGCTAATTCGTCGCGCCCTACGAAAAGCTAATCTGACACAATCGCTCCATGTTGTCAGCGACGGCGAAACTGCCATATCTTACCTCTGTGGTGAAGGAGATTATGCCAACCGGGAATCTTACCCTCTGCCAACATTGATTTTGTTAGACCTGAAAATGCCCCGGAAATCTGGGTTTGAAGTGTTGGCATGGCTGAAGCAGCAACCGGAACTCAGACGCCTACCAGTCGTTGTGCTGACAAGTTCTCAAGAAACAGCCGACATTCACAAAGCCTATGACTTGGGTGTCAACTCCTACTTAGTCAAACCTGTCTCATTCACTGATTTGACAGCAATGATAAAGTTGCTTGATGCCTACTGGATTAATTTGAACCAGCGGCCGATGGTTTACACTGACTAA
- a CDS encoding PAS domain S-box protein — protein sequence MQNANHSWQLKNYAIAVVASTLALLFSLLISPLLENITFSMFFAAVVVSSWYGDRTSGWLAIVLCSLATAYFFLRPIYSASVITLDGIIRLGLFALISLLITELIASQRRAELNLRESESRYREMVEAVENYAIYRLDSKGRIVTWNAGAERIKGYTVKEILGQHFSRFYTASDLERNHPAHSLEIATSQGNFAEEGWRVRKDGSQFWASLLLTAIRDKQGNLRGFSSVVRDITVRKQTEEELRVQARQQEAIAQLGQLAISGINLTTLMDETVTLAAQTLGVEYCKVLELLPRQNVLLLQAGIGWQSELVGRATVSTGTDSQAGYTLLFNQPVVLTDLRTETRFRGSPLMYNHGIISGISVIINGHTPPWGVLAVHTMRQRNFTPNDINFLQGVANILAAAISRGESAQAIQESYGLLQSVIEGTNDAVFLKDRQGRYQLINTATARILGSAKDQIVGKNDIELLPGDIAAAIRETDRRIMTKGRAEVVEELVTEAGSLHTYLSTKDPYRDTRGNIIGLIGIARDITERKRAEAALFRSYQRLESLHTIDRAILRADSPEHIAQAALERMTSVIICQHAAVVLFNFDTSQAQILAGQIAFNFTGSVVPITEIAPLEIVRNKEPVLYIEDITTLNSRTPALEYEFSEGSRSFLAVALLVEEHLIGDLILFANAPAAFSPEDQAIAAEIGNQLAIAIQQSRLREQLQNYANELEQRVEQRTAALVEANNELEAFGYSVSHDLRAPLRSMQGLALALQEDYSEHLDSDGQEYIKRIVASAERMDGLIQDLLNYSRLSRSDISLRVLNLTDIVTIVQNQLETELRSQHAEITVEQPLPEVIGHRTTLIQVLTNLLSNAIKFHPPDRQPQVRVWAEIVGGEEGEQGSSTSLREAAPTAPFGFSTRPEANAQGKPLSDRGAGGQGARGEINLSSPVHQRVRLWIEDNGIGIAPEHQQRIFNVFERLHGEESYPGSGIGLAIVRKGVERMGGQVGVESVLGQGSRFWIELRKALWKDEHRPTDYFAGRGRL from the coding sequence ATGCAAAATGCAAATCACTCCTGGCAATTAAAGAACTACGCCATTGCAGTAGTCGCCAGCACTTTAGCACTGTTATTTTCTTTACTCATATCGCCATTACTTGAGAATATTACTTTCTCAATGTTTTTTGCAGCTGTAGTTGTGAGTTCCTGGTATGGCGATCGCACTTCCGGTTGGCTAGCAATTGTTCTCTGTAGCTTGGCTACTGCTTACTTTTTTTTACGACCAATCTATTCAGCGTCTGTAATCACACTAGATGGTATTATTCGTTTAGGATTATTTGCTCTAATATCGTTGCTCATCACTGAGTTGATTGCGTCTCAAAGACGAGCAGAGTTAAATTTGCGAGAAAGCGAAAGTCGTTATCGCGAAATGGTAGAGGCAGTGGAAAACTATGCCATTTATAGACTTGACTCAAAGGGACGAATTGTCACCTGGAATGCTGGGGCGGAACGCATCAAAGGTTACACAGTCAAAGAAATTTTAGGACAACATTTCTCCCGCTTCTACACTGCCAGCGATTTAGAGCGAAATCATCCCGCTCACTCACTAGAGATAGCCACATCCCAAGGAAACTTCGCCGAGGAAGGGTGGCGAGTTCGCAAAGACGGCTCCCAGTTTTGGGCGAGTTTACTGTTAACAGCTATCCGAGATAAACAGGGGAACCTACGTGGTTTTTCTAGTGTGGTACGTGATATTACAGTACGCAAACAGACAGAAGAAGAACTGAGGGTGCAGGCGCGTCAACAGGAAGCGATCGCACAATTAGGACAATTGGCAATTTCTGGCATCAACCTGACAACGCTGATGGATGAAACTGTTACCCTGGCGGCTCAAACTCTGGGTGTGGAATACTGCAAAGTGTTAGAGTTGCTGCCCAGACAAAATGTTTTGCTGCTACAAGCGGGGATAGGATGGCAATCCGAATTGGTGGGTCGTGCCACAGTCAGCACAGGTACTGATTCTCAAGCAGGTTATACCTTGCTTTTCAACCAGCCAGTGGTGCTGACAGACCTTCGTACAGAAACACGGTTCCGTGGTTCTCCCCTGATGTACAATCACGGAATTATCAGCGGCATCAGCGTGATTATCAATGGACATACCCCTCCTTGGGGTGTTTTGGCTGTCCACACCATGCGTCAACGAAATTTCACCCCAAATGACATTAATTTCTTGCAGGGTGTTGCCAATATCCTGGCAGCAGCAATTAGCCGGGGAGAGTCAGCCCAAGCAATACAAGAAAGTTATGGGTTGCTGCAAAGTGTCATTGAAGGCACAAATGATGCTGTATTTCTTAAAGACCGCCAGGGGCGCTACCAATTGATTAATACGGCTACGGCACGGATTTTGGGCAGTGCTAAAGATCAGATTGTTGGTAAAAATGATATTGAACTATTGCCAGGTGATATTGCAGCGGCAATCAGAGAAACTGATCGTCGCATTATGACTAAAGGCAGGGCAGAAGTTGTAGAAGAACTGGTGACGGAAGCGGGTAGTCTTCACACTTACCTGTCTACGAAAGACCCTTACCGGGATACACGCGGTAATATCATTGGGCTAATTGGCATAGCGCGAGATATCACAGAACGTAAACGAGCTGAAGCTGCATTGTTTCGCTCGTATCAACGTTTAGAAAGCTTACATACAATTGACCGCGCCATTTTAAGAGCCGATTCGCCAGAACATATTGCCCAAGCGGCCTTAGAGCGTATGACTAGTGTAATTATCTGTCAACACGCCGCTGTTGTCTTGTTTAACTTCGATACAAGTCAAGCACAAATATTGGCAGGGCAGATTGCTTTTAATTTTACTGGCTCAGTTGTACCGATTACTGAGATAGCACCACTGGAGATTGTGAGGAATAAAGAACCAGTATTATATATCGAAGATATTACCACCTTAAACAGCCGTACACCAGCTTTGGAGTATGAGTTTTCAGAAGGCTCTCGGAGTTTTTTGGCGGTAGCGTTATTGGTTGAGGAACATTTAATTGGAGACTTGATTTTATTTGCCAATGCTCCTGCTGCTTTTAGCCCAGAAGACCAAGCGATCGCCGCTGAAATCGGCAATCAGTTAGCGATCGCCATCCAGCAATCCCGGTTGCGGGAACAGTTACAAAACTACGCCAATGAACTAGAGCAACGAGTAGAACAGCGTACAGCCGCCCTTGTGGAAGCCAACAACGAACTCGAAGCCTTCGGCTATTCAGTCTCTCATGACTTACGCGCTCCTCTGCGCTCAATGCAAGGCTTAGCTCTAGCACTGCAAGAAGACTATAGCGAGCATTTAGATAGCGATGGGCAAGAATACATCAAGCGGATTGTTGCCTCTGCCGAACGCATGGATGGGCTGATTCAAGACCTACTCAATTACTCGCGCCTGAGCCGGTCTGATATTTCGCTGCGTGTACTTAACCTTACAGATATTGTCACAATCGTTCAAAATCAACTAGAGACAGAGCTGCGATCGCAACACGCCGAGATAACTGTAGAACAACCGCTGCCAGAAGTTATTGGTCATCGTACAACTTTGATCCAAGTCTTGACTAATTTACTCAGTAATGCAATAAAATTTCATCCTCCTGACAGGCAACCCCAAGTGCGTGTATGGGCAGAGATAGTTGGGGGAGAAGAGGGGGAGCAGGGGAGCAGCACTTCTCTACGAGAGGCTGCGCCAACGGCTCCTTTCGGCTTCTCTACGAGACCGGAGGCGAACGCTCAAGGCAAGCCGCTCAGTGACCGAGGAGCAGGGGGGCAGGGAGCAAGAGGAGAAATTAATCTTTCATCCCCTGTTCATCAACGAGTTCGCCTCTGGATCGAAGATAACGGCATTGGCATCGCACCAGAGCATCAACAGCGAATTTTCAACGTATTTGAAAGATTGCATGGTGAAGAGAGCTACCCGGGTTCTGGCATTGGCTTGGCAATTGTTCGCAAGGGAGTCGAGCGCATGGGGGGACAGGTCGGTGTAGAGTCAGTATTAGGGCAAGGCAGCCGCTTTTGGATTGAATTACGAAAAGCACTATGGAAAGATGAACACAGACCAACAGACTATTTTGCTGGCAGAGGACGACTCTAA
- a CDS encoding family 10 glycosylhydrolase, producing the protein MTTQFWGKSIEINAALTNLLFKPVHRCVLLCRSQLRVTFPRVAASRQTSPFIHQGWWLLKKRLLPLLCLISFVAVLLLNSFAPVVAQLPPQPRQEIRGVWLSGNDFSVFRNRSKVQVAMSQLRQLNFNTVYPVVWNDGYTHYPSAVTQKMGIPFFFKGTEGQDVIADIIRQARSQGLLAIPWFEFGFMVPLTSELASQRPNWLTQKPDGTQTSISAAGEVAWLNPFHPEVQKFITELVMEVITQYDADGIQFDDHMSLPVEFGYDKYTISLYTQETGNPPPPNPQAQAWIKWRADKITAFMVDLYQTVKARKPNAIFSVSPNYYDFAYKMHLQDWLNWVRLGIVDELVMQVYRNDLESFISQITRPEILETQQIIPTGIGIMAGLRNRPVSMPQIQSQVQAVQQRGLGIGFFYYESLWDIAPEPAEQRQSAFAALFPNPALRDISQNTPRKPTFDTISLPLYSKPSLGQRVRGYFLEVAIAGGQPKRILLDTGSAGLRVPKEFLGNAPIRRTGQNIKEVLSDGTILEGELVYTNVRFGLIPTAEPVPVQVVTSRQCTAQKPNCSAKSGAPFSGIVGVNYFEKSPLYNPLRKLPGNLSNGFIVIGNGGSNNNGSLIIGLTGNNQAGFKMAAWSQQSEINGVPGKRWDSRLSKVCLTIIGSSAKNSCNGKMITDTATINGLTEFKSASTAGKLKPGVLRSANAVKVAINGIFDYSLIPGTRDGFNRWNLSISPQAELPIFINTGIAFFDKYDVLFDPVNGRQGFRTRQ; encoded by the coding sequence ATGACAACTCAGTTTTGGGGAAAAAGCATAGAAATTAATGCCGCTCTAACGAACTTATTATTTAAGCCTGTGCATAGATGTGTACTTCTATGTCGAAGTCAGCTACGCGTAACGTTTCCAAGAGTTGCAGCTTCTCGCCAGACATCACCTTTCATTCATCAAGGCTGGTGGCTTTTGAAGAAGCGTCTGCTGCCATTATTATGTCTGATATCGTTCGTTGCGGTATTGCTACTAAACAGCTTTGCCCCTGTCGTTGCCCAACTACCTCCTCAACCTCGTCAGGAAATTCGGGGAGTGTGGCTGAGTGGGAACGATTTTAGCGTTTTCAGAAATCGCTCAAAGGTGCAAGTAGCCATGAGCCAACTGCGGCAGCTAAACTTTAATACTGTTTATCCGGTAGTGTGGAACGATGGTTATACACATTATCCCAGTGCCGTCACGCAAAAAATGGGTATTCCCTTCTTCTTCAAGGGAACAGAGGGACAAGATGTGATTGCAGACATTATCCGCCAAGCCCGCAGCCAAGGACTACTAGCAATACCTTGGTTTGAATTTGGTTTTATGGTTCCCCTAACTTCGGAACTCGCATCCCAGCGTCCAAATTGGCTGACACAAAAGCCGGATGGGACTCAAACTTCAATTAGTGCTGCGGGTGAAGTAGCGTGGTTGAATCCGTTTCACCCCGAAGTACAAAAGTTTATCACCGAACTCGTGATGGAAGTGATTACTCAATACGATGCTGATGGCATTCAATTTGACGACCACATGAGTTTACCTGTGGAATTTGGTTACGATAAGTACACGATTAGTCTATATACTCAAGAAACTGGGAATCCTCCACCACCCAATCCCCAAGCCCAAGCATGGATAAAATGGCGGGCTGATAAAATCACTGCATTCATGGTAGACCTCTACCAAACCGTGAAAGCCCGAAAACCGAATGCCATCTTCTCAGTTTCTCCCAATTATTATGATTTCGCCTACAAAATGCACCTGCAAGACTGGCTCAATTGGGTACGGTTAGGTATTGTCGATGAGTTAGTCATGCAGGTATACCGTAATGATTTGGAAAGTTTTATCAGTCAAATTACCCGCCCAGAAATTTTAGAAACACAACAAATCATCCCAACTGGTATCGGTATTATGGCGGGGTTACGAAATCGCCCAGTTTCCATGCCACAAATCCAATCCCAGGTGCAAGCAGTGCAACAACGCGGTTTAGGCATCGGCTTTTTCTACTACGAAAGCCTTTGGGATATCGCACCTGAACCAGCAGAGCAACGACAATCAGCATTTGCGGCTCTTTTCCCAAACCCAGCGTTGCGCGACATCTCTCAAAATACACCCCGCAAGCCAACTTTTGATACTATATCTCTACCTTTGTATTCAAAACCTTCTCTCGGTCAACGTGTTCGCGGCTATTTTCTGGAAGTGGCGATCGCAGGTGGTCAGCCAAAGCGTATTTTATTAGATACAGGATCAGCAGGGCTGCGAGTTCCTAAAGAGTTTTTAGGTAATGCCCCTATCCGCAGAACAGGCCAAAACATCAAGGAGGTATTAAGTGACGGTACTATCCTAGAGGGAGAATTAGTTTATACTAATGTTCGGTTTGGTTTAATTCCCACCGCAGAACCTGTTCCGGTGCAGGTTGTTACTAGTCGCCAATGTACTGCCCAAAAGCCTAATTGTTCAGCAAAAAGTGGTGCGCCATTTTCTGGGATTGTCGGTGTCAACTATTTTGAAAAGTCACCTCTCTATAACCCGTTGAGAAAATTACCAGGAAATCTGAGTAACGGATTTATTGTGATTGGAAATGGTGGGAGTAATAACAATGGCAGTTTAATTATCGGTTTGACTGGCAATAATCAAGCAGGTTTCAAAATGGCCGCTTGGAGTCAACAAAGCGAAATTAATGGTGTACCTGGGAAAAGATGGGACTCTCGATTGAGCAAAGTTTGTTTAACTATTATTGGGAGTTCTGCTAAAAATTCTTGTAATGGCAAAATGATCACTGATACTGCAACTATTAATGGTTTGACTGAATTCAAGTCAGCTTCTACAGCAGGTAAACTTAAACCTGGAGTATTACGTTCAGCAAATGCTGTAAAAGTAGCAATTAATGGCATTTTTGATTACAGTCTGATTCCAGGAACCCGCGACGGATTTAATCGTTGGAATTTGAGTATCTCGCCACAGGCAGAACTTCCTATATTTATAAATACTGGAATCGCGTTTTTTGATAAGTACGATGTACTCTTTGACCCAGTTAATGGAAGACAGGGTTTTCGCACTCGGCAGTAA